A DNA window from Acetilactobacillus jinshanensis contains the following coding sequences:
- the tmk gene encoding dTMP kinase, with the protein MKGKFISFEGSDGAGKTTALSRVFKLIRPTSGMAPLITREPGGDRIAEEIRHVILDPDNTAMDAKTEALLYAAARRQHVVQDIVPALKTGRTVLCDRYVDSSVAYQGGGRQLGFKPILKLNQYATGGLEPDLTIYFKIPAKVGLDRIQNHRQNKMDRLDQEKLGFHQRVNNAYDQLAKANSNRIKVINADQDVEHVVADVLRLLKNDAHLKFKENA; encoded by the coding sequence ATGAAAGGTAAATTTATTTCGTTTGAAGGATCCGACGGGGCCGGTAAAACAACGGCGTTAAGTCGGGTTTTTAAATTAATTCGACCGACGTCGGGGATGGCTCCGTTGATTACCCGTGAACCAGGTGGAGATCGAATTGCTGAAGAAATTCGCCACGTAATCCTTGATCCTGATAACACCGCAATGGATGCTAAGACCGAAGCATTATTGTACGCGGCTGCTCGACGTCAACACGTTGTTCAGGACATCGTTCCGGCACTTAAAACTGGTCGGACGGTTCTGTGTGATCGTTACGTTGACAGTTCAGTCGCTTATCAAGGTGGTGGTCGTCAGCTAGGTTTTAAACCAATCCTAAAGTTGAACCAGTACGCAACCGGTGGATTGGAACCGGACCTAACGATTTACTTTAAAATTCCGGCTAAAGTTGGTTTAGATCGGATTCAGAATCATCGCCAAAATAAAATGGATCGTTTGGATCAAGAAAAGTTAGGTTTCCATCAGCGGGTTAATAATGCATATGATCAATTAGCTAAAGCTAATTCAAATCGAATTAAGGTTATTAATGCGGATCAAGATGTTGAGCACGTCGTTGCTGATGTTTTACGATTACTGAAGAACGACGCACACCTTAAATTTAAGGAGAATGCTTGA
- the recR gene encoding recombination mediator RecR, protein MQYPEPIARLISSYMRLPGIGRKTAIRLAYFTVNMNKDDVKNFAQALIDVKDKLTYCSICGNLTETDPCEICKDPRRDRSKILVVEHPKDVMVMEKMKDYHGLYHVLHGVLSPMEGRGPQDLNIKSLLKRLQKNSKVNEVIIATNATPEGEATAMYLSKLIKPAGIKVTRLAHGLSAGSDIEYADEMTLYRAMKDRTQM, encoded by the coding sequence ATGCAGTATCCTGAACCCATTGCTAGATTAATCAGTAGTTACATGCGTCTACCAGGGATTGGTCGTAAGACTGCGATTCGATTAGCGTACTTTACGGTCAATATGAATAAAGACGACGTTAAGAACTTTGCTCAGGCATTAATTGATGTCAAAGATAAATTAACGTACTGTTCAATTTGCGGTAACCTTACTGAAACGGATCCATGTGAGATCTGTAAAGATCCACGTCGTGACCGTTCGAAGATTTTAGTTGTTGAACACCCAAAAGACGTAATGGTAATGGAGAAAATGAAGGATTATCATGGTTTATACCACGTTTTGCATGGCGTTCTATCACCGATGGAAGGCCGTGGACCGCAAGACCTAAACATTAAATCGTTACTCAAACGCCTTCAGAAAAATTCAAAGGTTAACGAAGTTATCATTGCTACCAATGCAACGCCTGAAGGTGAAGCTACGGCAATGTACCTATCGAAGTTGATCAAGCCCGCTGGAATTAAAGTTACTCGTTTAGCACATGGATTATCTGCTGGCAGTGATATTGAATATGCCGATGAAATGACTCTGTACCGAGCCATGAAGGATCGCACTCAGATGTAA
- a CDS encoding YbaB/EbfC family nucleoid-associated protein, with amino-acid sequence MMRGMNMGKMMKQVKKLQKQMGSDQRNINQQEFVGKSPENLVTVTFTGDHQMQDIKMDPKAIDPKDPDTLSDLIVSATNDAMKKIDSATKNALGKYTKNIPGM; translated from the coding sequence ATGATGCGTGGAATGAACATGGGTAAAATGATGAAACAGGTTAAGAAGCTCCAGAAACAAATGGGCTCCGATCAGCGAAACATCAACCAACAAGAATTTGTTGGTAAGTCACCCGAAAATTTAGTTACGGTAACCTTTACAGGTGATCATCAGATGCAAGACATCAAGATGGACCCTAAGGCCATTGATCCAAAGGATCCTGACACGTTATCCGATTTGATCGTTAGCGCAACTAACGATGCCATGAAGAAGATTGATAGTGCAACCAAGAATGCGCTAGGCAAATACACCAAAAACATTCCTGGAATGTAA
- the dnaX gene encoding DNA polymerase III subunit gamma/tau — protein sequence MSYRALYRVWRPQRFDELIGQQVITQTLKNAITTGQISHAYLFAGPRGTGKTSAAKIFAKAVNCPNQKDGEPCNHCPICKAITAGKLNDVIEIDAASNNGVDEIRNVRDKAKYAPTQAKYKVYIIDEVHMLSTGAFNALLKTLEEPPAHVIFIMATTEPQKIPATIISRTQRFNFQRIQPADILSRMQYILKHEKVTYDDKALKVIARSAEGGMRDALSILDEVMSYGKDHVSYHNALEVTGSVTKDLLYRYLKEVADHDVKDALADVQQILDSGKDANQFVEELINYCQDILLYQQSPQMVLKKELGIVDDNFKNLAKKINPDLIYKIIGRVDSVEERMRFTVHPDVYLEVLTVRIATIHNQSSQSSQVNSKTDEAITDLAHQVNDLKTKVEWLQSHRTAPASSNSAQASHQQSSSQTTSESPSSRSVNVDLAKVYPILNKATRPDLNRMKSAWNQIVRKLPVTERAMMSVSKPVAASKKGIVVAFAYSFFYERASENQNLINTLSSDLDQIVGNLPSVVFVPDDQWPKIRRDYYMKHRPQVVKNRTPSVRSADSVATTPKSQPSSVVSVSHSNSQLMSSSAQVSSVAPQSSESPKKKRARLSKQKAVKIFGKDINKILKIKDD from the coding sequence ATGAGTTACCGAGCTTTATACCGAGTTTGGCGTCCTCAGCGGTTTGATGAACTGATTGGTCAGCAGGTAATTACGCAGACGCTTAAAAACGCGATTACCACGGGTCAAATCAGTCATGCTTATCTGTTTGCTGGTCCCCGAGGGACCGGTAAGACTTCGGCAGCCAAGATTTTTGCCAAGGCCGTTAACTGTCCTAACCAAAAGGATGGCGAACCTTGCAATCACTGCCCGATCTGTAAAGCAATTACCGCTGGTAAACTGAACGATGTGATTGAAATCGATGCCGCATCCAATAATGGTGTCGATGAAATCCGAAACGTCCGTGATAAAGCTAAATATGCGCCAACCCAGGCTAAATATAAGGTGTACATCATTGATGAAGTCCACATGTTGTCAACCGGAGCCTTTAACGCCTTATTAAAGACCTTAGAAGAACCGCCGGCTCACGTGATTTTTATCATGGCAACGACGGAGCCCCAAAAGATTCCTGCCACTATTATTTCAAGAACGCAGCGGTTTAATTTCCAGCGAATTCAGCCCGCCGATATCCTTTCCAGAATGCAGTACATTCTAAAGCATGAAAAGGTTACCTATGATGACAAGGCCCTTAAGGTAATTGCCCGATCCGCTGAAGGTGGGATGCGTGACGCCTTAAGTATCCTGGACGAAGTAATGTCTTACGGTAAGGATCACGTCAGTTATCATAATGCGTTGGAAGTTACCGGAAGTGTCACTAAAGACTTACTTTATCGATATTTAAAGGAAGTCGCTGATCACGACGTTAAAGATGCCTTAGCAGATGTTCAACAGATTTTAGATTCTGGTAAAGATGCTAATCAATTCGTTGAAGAGTTGATTAACTACTGTCAGGACATCTTACTGTATCAACAGTCGCCGCAAATGGTCCTTAAAAAAGAACTCGGAATTGTTGATGATAATTTTAAAAATTTAGCTAAAAAGATTAACCCCGATTTGATCTATAAGATTATCGGTCGAGTGGATTCCGTTGAAGAGCGAATGCGGTTTACGGTTCATCCGGACGTTTATCTAGAAGTCCTTACGGTTCGAATCGCTACGATTCATAATCAATCTTCGCAGAGTTCACAGGTGAATAGTAAGACGGATGAAGCGATCACTGATTTAGCCCATCAGGTTAATGATTTGAAGACTAAGGTCGAATGGCTGCAAAGTCATCGTACGGCTCCAGCATCTTCAAATTCAGCTCAAGCTAGTCATCAGCAATCTTCAAGTCAGACGACTTCTGAAAGTCCATCATCCAGGTCAGTTAACGTTGACTTGGCTAAGGTATACCCAATCCTGAATAAGGCGACGCGTCCAGATCTTAATCGGATGAAATCAGCTTGGAACCAGATCGTCAGGAAGTTGCCGGTTACTGAACGGGCCATGATGAGTGTTTCTAAACCGGTTGCCGCCAGTAAGAAGGGCATTGTGGTTGCGTTTGCCTATTCATTTTTCTATGAACGAGCTAGCGAAAACCAAAATCTGATTAATACGTTAAGTAGTGATTTAGACCAGATCGTTGGTAATTTACCGTCAGTTGTCTTTGTACCTGATGATCAGTGGCCAAAGATTCGCCGAGATTATTACATGAAGCACCGGCCGCAGGTAGTTAAAAACAGGACACCATCAGTGAGATCCGCTGATTCGGTAGCGACAACGCCAAAATCGCAGCCATCGTCTGTTGTGTCAGTTAGCCACTCGAATTCACAGCTGATGTCATCTTCAGCTCAGGTGTCATCCGTAGCACCTCAGTCGTCAGAAAGTCCAAAGAAAAAACGAGCTCGTTTGAGTAAGCAAAAAGCCGTCAAAATATTTGGTAAAGATATTAACAAAATTCTAAAAATCAAAGATGATTAA
- a CDS encoding nucleoside deaminase has product MDQNVKKFMKLALQQADYSALINEVPIGAVVVHDGKVIGTGHNLREMSQDALGHAEIYAIHEACDTLHSWRLDDCDIYVTIEPCIMCAGAIVNARMRHLYYGAPDPKFGGVDSLYHIPTDKRLNHQVAVTSGIYREQAVNKMRNFFRQRR; this is encoded by the coding sequence ATGGATCAGAACGTTAAAAAATTTATGAAGCTGGCGTTGCAGCAAGCTGACTATTCGGCATTGATCAACGAAGTGCCGATTGGCGCCGTTGTCGTCCACGATGGTAAAGTAATCGGTACGGGTCATAACTTGCGTGAAATGTCTCAGGATGCCTTAGGTCATGCCGAAATTTATGCCATTCATGAAGCCTGTGATACGTTGCATAGCTGGCGGTTAGACGATTGTGACATCTACGTCACGATTGAACCGTGCATCATGTGTGCTGGGGCAATTGTTAACGCTCGAATGCGTCATCTATATTATGGTGCTCCAGACCCGAAATTTGGTGGTGTTGACAGTTTGTATCATATTCCAACGGACAAACGGTTAAACCATCAGGTGGCCGTTACAAGTGGTATCTATCGTGAACAAGCTGTTAATAAGATGCGAAACTTCTTCCGTCAGCGTCGATAA
- a CDS encoding class I SAM-dependent methyltransferase yields MAEYYYSKNPHVHHQIRKWTFKLLGNDLQFESDNGVFSKYTVDYGSRVIIKYTDVNKMPQGDILDLGCGYGPIGIALAKANPDRKFLLTDVNNLALDLARKNVKLNHLNNVKVASSDIYQNIDQKFAGIVTNPPIRAGKKVVMTILTKAKDHLLPNGTLTAVVRRKQGEPSAKRAMTKTYGNCQIVKRDKGYYILESIFRG; encoded by the coding sequence ATGGCTGAATATTATTATTCTAAGAATCCACACGTCCATCATCAGATTCGAAAATGGACCTTTAAATTATTAGGAAATGACCTTCAATTTGAAAGTGATAACGGTGTGTTTTCTAAGTACACCGTGGACTACGGATCACGGGTGATTATTAAATATACCGATGTCAATAAGATGCCACAGGGCGACATTCTTGATCTAGGCTGTGGCTACGGTCCAATTGGGATCGCTTTAGCTAAAGCTAATCCAGATCGAAAATTCTTGTTGACTGACGTAAATAATTTGGCTCTGGATCTGGCCCGTAAAAACGTAAAACTGAATCATTTAAATAACGTTAAAGTCGCTAGTTCCGATATTTATCAGAATATCGACCAAAAGTTTGCGGGGATCGTGACGAACCCACCGATTAGAGCTGGCAAAAAGGTCGTTATGACGATCTTAACGAAGGCTAAAGATCATCTGTTACCAAACGGAACTTTAACTGCTGTCGTTCGCCGTAAGCAGGGTGAACCATCCGCAAAACGAGCCATGACGAAGACTTATGGCAACTGCCAAATCGTTAAACGTGATAAAGGTTATTATATCTTAGAAAGTATTTTTCGAGGGTGA
- the nrdE gene encoding class 1b ribonucleoside-diphosphate reductase subunit alpha: MALSKLHNVSYFELNNEINIPSHGKIQLDKDQEALHAFLKENVEPNTIRFKSLKDRIDYLISHDYIESGFIKKYPFSFIKKLYRYLKSQHFHFKSFMAAYKYYVQYTLKTNDNEYYLENYIDRVAANALLFADGNQKLCMEIASEMIHQRYQPATPSFLNAGRKRRGEFVSCFLIQTTDNMNTIGRTINSALQLSKIGGGVGINLSNLRAAGDPIKKIRGAASGVVPVMKLLEDSFSYSNQLGQRQGAGVVYLSVFHPDIKAFLGAKKENADEKIRVNTLSLGITVPDKFYQLCREDKEMYMFSPYDVQRVYGVPFSYVDITKEYDKMVANPKIHKKHMPARELEDDISMLQQESGYPYIMNIDTANRDNPIDGKIVMSNLCSEIMQVMKPSVVDDEQHFAKLGTDVSCNLGSTNIVNLMASPNFGKSVEAMTRALTFVTDHSNISVVPPVQNGNRKSHSIGLGGMGLHGYLAKNHIYYGSKVAVEFTSVYFMLLNYWTLKTSCQIAKERHQTFYNFKKSKYADGSYFDKYVTKYWGPQLKRTKELFKGIFIPNQDDWKQLRDEVMKYGLYNQNRMAIAPNGSISYINDTTASIHPIIDRIEERYESKTGKIYYPAPYLSNDTLPYYQSAYDINMCKVIDTYAAAQQHVDQSMSMTMFMRSTIPKGLYPWKKHDKTQKMTTRDLNIIRNYAFYKGIKSIYYVRTFTDDKQEIGANQCKSCEI; the protein is encoded by the coding sequence ATGGCATTAAGTAAGTTACACAACGTGTCCTACTTCGAACTCAATAACGAAATTAACATCCCGTCACACGGTAAAATCCAATTAGATAAGGATCAGGAAGCTCTACACGCATTCTTAAAAGAAAACGTTGAACCCAATACCATTCGTTTCAAATCTCTTAAGGATCGAATTGACTACTTAATTTCCCATGATTATATCGAATCGGGATTCATTAAAAAATACCCGTTCTCATTCATCAAGAAATTATACCGTTATCTTAAATCTCAGCATTTTCATTTCAAATCATTCATGGCCGCTTACAAATACTACGTTCAATATACGCTTAAGACCAACGACAATGAATACTATTTAGAAAATTACATCGACCGAGTTGCTGCCAACGCATTATTATTCGCTGACGGTAACCAGAAATTATGTATGGAAATCGCTTCGGAAATGATCCATCAACGTTACCAACCCGCTACGCCAAGTTTCTTGAATGCTGGTCGTAAGCGTCGTGGTGAATTCGTATCGTGCTTCTTAATCCAAACCACTGATAACATGAACACGATCGGTCGAACCATTAACTCGGCCTTACAGTTATCCAAAATCGGTGGTGGTGTTGGAATCAACTTATCCAATTTACGTGCCGCCGGTGACCCGATCAAAAAGATTCGCGGGGCCGCAAGTGGTGTTGTCCCGGTTATGAAACTATTAGAAGATAGTTTTTCATACTCCAACCAATTAGGTCAGCGTCAAGGTGCCGGAGTCGTTTACCTAAGCGTCTTCCATCCTGACATCAAAGCTTTCTTAGGTGCCAAGAAAGAAAACGCCGATGAAAAGATTCGTGTTAACACCTTGTCATTAGGAATTACGGTTCCTGATAAATTCTACCAGCTTTGCCGTGAAGATAAAGAAATGTACATGTTCAGTCCTTACGACGTTCAACGGGTTTACGGAGTTCCGTTCTCATACGTTGACATCACCAAGGAATACGACAAGATGGTAGCTAACCCAAAGATCCACAAAAAGCACATGCCAGCTCGAGAATTAGAAGATGACATCAGTATGCTTCAGCAGGAATCCGGTTACCCATACATCATGAACATTGATACCGCTAACCGTGATAATCCGATCGACGGTAAGATTGTCATGAGTAACCTTTGTTCCGAAATCATGCAGGTTATGAAGCCATCTGTTGTTGATGACGAACAGCACTTTGCTAAGTTAGGGACCGATGTTTCCTGTAACTTAGGATCCACTAACATCGTTAACTTGATGGCATCACCTAACTTTGGTAAATCCGTTGAAGCTATGACCCGTGCGTTAACGTTCGTCACTGATCATTCCAACATCAGCGTGGTTCCGCCAGTTCAAAACGGTAACCGTAAATCTCATTCCATCGGTTTAGGTGGCATGGGCCTTCATGGTTACTTAGCTAAGAACCACATTTACTACGGTTCCAAAGTTGCCGTTGAATTTACCAGCGTTTACTTCATGTTATTGAACTACTGGACCTTAAAGACATCGTGCCAGATCGCTAAGGAACGTCATCAGACCTTTTATAACTTTAAGAAGAGTAAATATGCCGATGGCAGCTACTTTGACAAGTACGTAACTAAGTACTGGGGACCACAATTAAAGCGCACCAAAGAACTATTTAAGGGCATCTTCATTCCAAATCAGGATGACTGGAAACAGTTACGTGATGAAGTCATGAAGTATGGTTTATATAACCAGAACCGCATGGCCATCGCACCAAATGGTTCTATTTCATACATTAACGATACGACCGCTAGTATCCATCCAATCATTGACCGGATTGAAGAACGTTATGAATCCAAGACCGGTAAGATTTATTACCCAGCACCGTACTTATCAAACGATACGTTACCGTACTATCAGTCTGCTTATGACATCAACATGTGTAAGGTCATCGATACTTATGCCGCCGCTCAACAACACGTTGATCAAAGTATGAGTATGACGATGTTCATGCGTTCCACCATTCCAAAAGGTCTTTACCCTTGGAAGAAGCACGATAAGACGCAGAAGATGACAACGCGTGATCTTAATATCATCAGAAACTACGCTTTCTATAAGGGTATTAAGTCGATCTACTATGTTCGAACCTTTACGGATGATAAGCAAGAAATTGGTGCTAATCAATGTAAGAGTTGTGAAATTTAA
- the nrdF gene encoding class 1b ribonucleoside-diphosphate reductase subunit beta gives MNNYKAINWNDISDEIDKATWEKLTEQFWLDTRIPLSNDLKDWRSLDDDHRWVVSHVFGGLTLLDTLQSQDGMAALRKDVRTQQETAVLNNIQFMESVHAKSYSSIFSTLNTPDEIAEIFNWSDTEEFLQNKAKRIYELYHDDEDPLKKKISSVFLETFLFYSGFFTPLWYLGHNKLPNVAEIIKLILRDESVHGTYIGYKFQIGFNQLDKPEQQRIKDWMYDFLYALYENEVKYTHLLYDQVGWTGKVLTFIRYNANKALMNLGQDPLFPDTAKDVDPIVMNGISTTTANHDFFSQVGNGYRLGQVEAMNNSDYDIGRPKKDLGKFFYPNDKNTGNDLKVSKKDLFKDPQKTREAKRAKEQAKKNHKNN, from the coding sequence ATGAATAACTACAAAGCGATCAACTGGAATGACATCAGTGACGAAATCGATAAAGCCACTTGGGAAAAGCTAACTGAACAATTCTGGTTAGATACCCGTATTCCGTTATCCAATGATTTAAAAGACTGGCGTTCATTAGACGATGACCACCGTTGGGTCGTCAGCCATGTCTTTGGTGGATTAACGTTATTGGATACCCTTCAGTCTCAAGATGGGATGGCCGCATTACGTAAAGACGTTCGTACGCAACAAGAAACCGCCGTTCTTAACAATATTCAGTTTATGGAATCAGTCCATGCCAAAAGTTATTCTTCCATTTTCTCCACGTTAAACACTCCCGATGAAATCGCAGAAATCTTTAACTGGAGTGATACTGAAGAATTCTTACAGAACAAAGCTAAACGCATTTATGAACTTTACCATGACGATGAAGACCCGTTAAAGAAGAAAATTTCAAGTGTATTCTTAGAAACCTTCCTATTCTACTCTGGTTTCTTCACCCCACTCTGGTACTTAGGTCATAATAAGTTACCTAACGTTGCCGAAATCATCAAGTTAATTCTTCGTGATGAATCTGTCCATGGTACCTACATTGGTTACAAATTCCAGATTGGTTTTAACCAGTTAGACAAGCCTGAACAGCAGCGTATCAAAGACTGGATGTATGACTTCTTATACGCACTTTACGAAAACGAAGTTAAGTACACCCACTTACTTTATGATCAAGTCGGCTGGACTGGCAAAGTCTTAACCTTTATTCGTTACAACGCCAACAAGGCTTTGATGAACTTAGGCCAGGACCCGTTATTCCCCGATACCGCTAAAGATGTCGATCCAATCGTTATGAACGGAATTTCAACGACTACCGCTAACCATGACTTCTTCTCACAGGTTGGTAATGGTTACCGTTTAGGCCAAGTTGAAGCCATGAACAACAGTGATTACGATATTGGTCGTCCGAAGAAAGACTTAGGTAAGTTCTTCTATCCTAACGATAAGAATACTGGAAACGACCTTAAAGTTTCTAAGAAAGACTTATTCAAGGATCCACAGAAGACTCGTGAAGCTAAGCGAGCTAAGGAACAAGCTAAAAAGAACCATAAAAATAACTAA
- the mprF gene encoding bifunctional lysylphosphatidylglycerol flippase/synthetase MprF, whose translation MRTLYYKTVNFINKHFTAIKLLFALFVLGVVIYVGSGIISDVSGPQMLKAFRTQTPTSLSILLVLGFISVLPMLTYDFSMVDLLPSKFKTGYIVKSGWIVNTLTNIAGFGGFLGASLRAHFYSKGSSKKQIIYALSKVALFLLAGLSTYCLVALVMIFGFHVDPRLERYWYILLAGGIYFPAIFIFTRVKNFSFFKDLTLNRELKLILGSCCEWGGCAALFIIIGAFMHVHVDLVSIFPLFIIANVAGVVSMMPGGLGGFDVVMVGELKAMGLSTSAALVWDLLYRAFYYIAPVTVGIILLIHDTGRRINNSLDGIPATIIQRTAQIVLTIFMYFSAIMMLLLATVPNFALVNKVYLSLEPYTFYFLDQLTNMIFAFIFIGLARGIGSRIKKAFWPTVIVMVIAMANSLWKQEFPISMCVTFAIILICLWLSKGCLYREKLTYSWGQKIMDTIIFTVTFIIYSFVGIYTRYRYAFLHFSNTYLFPSYQVWFAGFLGLLVAILIVIIIYRFLSHKNVAWLNQPFDVKTAKRVRNVINKYGGNEISHLAFMRDKQIYFYRENHQDQLFFMFKQKANKLVIMGEPVGNRAKMDPAVDQFMNDADKLGMSLVFYEVGERFTMLLHEKGFDFTKFGEEGFVDLQNFSLAGSKHRGDRALMHKFERKHYQFEIVKPPFKPEFLKTLRHISDDWLDGNQEKGFSLGYFDDYYLSQAPIAIMKDPKGKIISFANLMPNGNHNVTSIDLMRSLKSAPSGIMDGIFITLFKKARDDGYQIFNLGMAPLSNVGESKFSFVDERLAHLIFKYGYKFYSFKGLRDYKNKFVSDWKPRYIVYRKRSSLIFTMLQLLLLVNQHVNKKDKHPSLIQIFSNNNE comes from the coding sequence TTGAGAACGTTATACTATAAGACCGTTAATTTTATTAATAAGCATTTTACGGCAATTAAACTTTTGTTTGCCTTATTTGTTTTAGGCGTTGTCATTTACGTTGGTTCAGGAATTATTTCTGATGTTAGTGGTCCCCAGATGCTTAAAGCATTTAGAACCCAGACACCGACCTCATTATCAATCTTATTAGTCTTAGGCTTCATATCGGTATTACCGATGTTGACCTATGACTTTTCAATGGTTGATCTGCTGCCAAGTAAGTTTAAAACGGGTTACATCGTTAAAAGTGGCTGGATCGTTAATACTTTAACTAATATTGCCGGATTTGGTGGTTTCCTTGGCGCTAGCTTACGAGCTCATTTTTACAGTAAAGGATCTTCCAAGAAGCAGATTATCTATGCGTTATCGAAAGTTGCTTTGTTCCTACTTGCTGGACTATCAACGTACTGTTTAGTTGCCTTAGTAATGATCTTTGGCTTTCACGTTGATCCGCGATTGGAACGTTACTGGTACATTCTACTAGCTGGAGGAATTTACTTCCCTGCTATCTTTATATTTACCAGGGTCAAGAACTTTAGTTTCTTTAAAGATTTAACACTTAATCGTGAACTTAAATTGATATTGGGATCCTGCTGTGAATGGGGTGGCTGTGCCGCTTTATTCATAATTATTGGTGCGTTTATGCACGTTCATGTTGATTTAGTCAGCATTTTTCCGCTGTTTATCATTGCGAACGTTGCCGGAGTTGTCTCAATGATGCCTGGGGGCCTTGGTGGCTTTGATGTTGTCATGGTCGGTGAATTAAAAGCGATGGGCCTTTCAACAAGTGCCGCATTAGTTTGGGATCTTTTGTACCGTGCTTTTTACTATATTGCACCAGTTACCGTAGGTATTATTCTATTGATTCATGATACAGGTCGTCGAATTAATAATTCGTTAGACGGCATTCCAGCGACCATTATTCAACGAACCGCTCAGATCGTGTTAACGATCTTTATGTACTTCTCAGCAATTATGATGCTGTTATTGGCAACTGTTCCTAATTTTGCTTTAGTTAATAAAGTTTATCTATCGTTGGAACCGTATACGTTTTACTTCCTTGATCAACTGACCAACATGATCTTTGCGTTTATCTTCATTGGCTTGGCCCGAGGAATTGGTTCTCGAATTAAGAAAGCGTTCTGGCCGACCGTAATTGTGATGGTAATCGCAATGGCTAATTCACTCTGGAAACAGGAATTTCCAATTAGTATGTGTGTAACCTTTGCCATCATTTTGATTTGCCTATGGTTATCCAAAGGTTGCCTATATCGTGAAAAGTTGACGTATTCATGGGGTCAGAAGATCATGGATACCATCATCTTCACGGTAACCTTTATTATTTATTCCTTTGTCGGAATTTATACACGTTATCGTTACGCATTCCTGCATTTCTCAAATACGTACCTATTTCCGTCGTACCAAGTATGGTTCGCTGGTTTCCTAGGATTATTGGTTGCCATTTTAATCGTCATCATTATTTATCGATTCTTATCTCATAAGAACGTTGCCTGGTTAAACCAGCCGTTTGACGTTAAGACGGCTAAACGAGTTCGGAACGTTATTAATAAATACGGTGGTAACGAAATTAGTCATCTGGCCTTTATGCGTGATAAACAGATTTACTTCTATCGTGAAAATCATCAGGATCAGTTGTTCTTCATGTTCAAACAGAAGGCTAATAAGTTAGTTATCATGGGTGAACCCGTCGGTAACCGAGCCAAAATGGATCCAGCCGTTGACCAATTTATGAACGATGCTGATAAATTAGGCATGTCACTAGTCTTTTATGAAGTTGGTGAACGGTTTACGATGCTGCTTCATGAAAAGGGCTTTGACTTTACGAAGTTCGGTGAAGAAGGCTTTGTTGATCTACAAAACTTTAGTTTAGCTGGTAGTAAACATCGTGGTGACCGAGCTCTAATGCATAAATTTGAGCGAAAGCATTATCAGTTCGAGATTGTTAAACCACCGTTTAAGCCTGAATTTTTGAAGACTTTGCGTCACATTTCTGATGACTGGTTAGACGGTAATCAAGAAAAGGGCTTCTCGTTAGGTTACTTTGATGATTATTACTTAAGTCAGGCCCCAATTGCGATCATGAAGGATCCGAAAGGTAAGATCATTTCATTTGCTAATCTGATGCCCAACGGCAATCATAATGTAACTTCAATTGATTTGATGAGATCACTGAAGAGTGCGCCATCCGGGATAATGGATGGCATCTTCATCACGTTGTTCAAGAAGGCACGTGATGATGGGTACCAAATTTTTAACTTAGGGATGGCTCCGCTATCTAACGTTGGTGAATCCAAGTTTAGTTTCGTTGATGAACGGTTAGCTCATTTGATCTTCAAGTATGGTTATAAATTCTACAGTTTCAAGGGATTACGGGACTATAAGAACAAGTTCGTATCCGATTGGAAACCTAGATATATCGTATATCGAAAGCGCAGCTCGCTGATTTTTACCATGCTTCAGCTCTTATTATTAGTTAACCAGCACGTCAACAAGAAGGATAAACATCCGTCATTGATCCAGATCTTTTCTAATAATAATGAATAA